A window from Onychostoma macrolepis isolate SWU-2019 chromosome 07, ASM1243209v1, whole genome shotgun sequence encodes these proteins:
- the slc35c1 gene encoding GDP-fucose transporter 1 isoform X2, producing MAFSDSTRSEKDEPFILRATKIAVVVVLYWFISISMVFLNNYLLDSKELDAPVFITFFQCVVSVGLCWLMHFLSKLCPGFVDFPSLKFDFRVSREILPLTVVFIGMITFNNLCLKYVGVAFYTVGRSLSTVFNVVLSYFVLKQTTSFYAVLCCGVILGGFWLGVDQESVAGSLSWTGVIFGVIASLCVSLNAIFTKKVMPVVDGNIWKLSYYNNLNASVLFIPLIVVFGEVKSLLEFNRLTHLHFWGMMILGGLFGFAIGYVTGLQIKFTSPLTHNVSGTAKSCAQTVLAVVHSASTKSKLWWTSNMMVLVGSFAYTWVKGFEMKKVQVPPETQTTTSIQKSKEDSAV from the exons ATGGCTTTCTCAGACTCCACTCGGTCGGAAAAAGACGAGCCCTTTATCCTGAGAGCGACCAAAATCGCTGTGGTTGTCGTTCTTTACTGGTTCATCTCGATTTCCATGGTTTTCCTGAACAACTACCTGTTAGACAGCAAGGAGCTGGACGCGCCTGTCTTCATCACGTTTTTCCAGTGTGTTGTTAGCGTTGGATTATGTTGGCTCATGCACTTTCTTTCAAAATTATGTCCTGGATTCGTGGATTTCCCGTCTTTGAAATTTGATTTCAGAGTGTCCAGAGAGATTTTGCCGTTGACCGTCGTGTTCATCGGCATGATTACATTCAACAACTTGTGCCTAAAATATGTGGGAGTTGCCTTCTATACTGTTGGCCGGTCGCTTTCCACCGTGTTTAATGTCGTTCTGTCCTACTTTGTTCTAAAGCAAACCACGTCTTTCTACGCGGTGCTGTGTTGTGGAGTCATTCTAG GTGGATTCTGGCTGGGTGTGGACCAAGAATCTGTGGCAGGTTCCCTTTCTTGGACAGGTGTCATTTTCGGCGTAATTGCCAGTCTTTGTGTATCTCTCAATGCTATCTTCACAAAAAAAGTGATGCCGGTGGTGGATGGAAATATCTGGAAGCTCTCCTACTACAACAACCTCAATGCCAGTGTACTTTTTATTCCGCTTATTGTCGTTTTtggtgaagtgaaaagcttgtTGGAGTTTAACCGActgacacatttacatttttggggcATGATGATTTTGGGTGGACTCTTTGGCTTTGCCATCGGTTACGTGACGGGACTTCAGATCAAATTCACCAGTCCATTGACGCACAATGTGTCCGGCACAGCCAAATCGTGCGCACAGACCGTGTTGGCGGTCGTCCACTCGGCCTCCACTAAGAGTAAGCTCTGGTGGACAAGCAATATGATGGTGCTGGTCGGATCCTTCGCCTACACCTGGGTCAAAGGATTCGAGATGAAGAAAGTTCAAGTGCCTCCGGAAACACAGACCACAACAAGCATTCAGAAAAGTAAAGAGGATTCTGCGGTGTGA
- the slc35c1 gene encoding GDP-fucose transporter 1 isoform X1, with product MNRSQLKRSRILRMAFSDSTRSEKDEPFILRATKIAVVVVLYWFISISMVFLNNYLLDSKELDAPVFITFFQCVVSVGLCWLMHFLSKLCPGFVDFPSLKFDFRVSREILPLTVVFIGMITFNNLCLKYVGVAFYTVGRSLSTVFNVVLSYFVLKQTTSFYAVLCCGVILGGFWLGVDQESVAGSLSWTGVIFGVIASLCVSLNAIFTKKVMPVVDGNIWKLSYYNNLNASVLFIPLIVVFGEVKSLLEFNRLTHLHFWGMMILGGLFGFAIGYVTGLQIKFTSPLTHNVSGTAKSCAQTVLAVVHSASTKSKLWWTSNMMVLVGSFAYTWVKGFEMKKVQVPPETQTTTSIQKSKEDSAV from the exons ATGAACAGGTCCCAGCTCAAGCGATCCAGAATTTTAAGAATGGCTTTCTCAGACTCCACTCGGTCGGAAAAAGACGAGCCCTTTATCCTGAGAGCGACCAAAATCGCTGTGGTTGTCGTTCTTTACTGGTTCATCTCGATTTCCATGGTTTTCCTGAACAACTACCTGTTAGACAGCAAGGAGCTGGACGCGCCTGTCTTCATCACGTTTTTCCAGTGTGTTGTTAGCGTTGGATTATGTTGGCTCATGCACTTTCTTTCAAAATTATGTCCTGGATTCGTGGATTTCCCGTCTTTGAAATTTGATTTCAGAGTGTCCAGAGAGATTTTGCCGTTGACCGTCGTGTTCATCGGCATGATTACATTCAACAACTTGTGCCTAAAATATGTGGGAGTTGCCTTCTATACTGTTGGCCGGTCGCTTTCCACCGTGTTTAATGTCGTTCTGTCCTACTTTGTTCTAAAGCAAACCACGTCTTTCTACGCGGTGCTGTGTTGTGGAGTCATTCTAG GTGGATTCTGGCTGGGTGTGGACCAAGAATCTGTGGCAGGTTCCCTTTCTTGGACAGGTGTCATTTTCGGCGTAATTGCCAGTCTTTGTGTATCTCTCAATGCTATCTTCACAAAAAAAGTGATGCCGGTGGTGGATGGAAATATCTGGAAGCTCTCCTACTACAACAACCTCAATGCCAGTGTACTTTTTATTCCGCTTATTGTCGTTTTtggtgaagtgaaaagcttgtTGGAGTTTAACCGActgacacatttacatttttggggcATGATGATTTTGGGTGGACTCTTTGGCTTTGCCATCGGTTACGTGACGGGACTTCAGATCAAATTCACCAGTCCATTGACGCACAATGTGTCCGGCACAGCCAAATCGTGCGCACAGACCGTGTTGGCGGTCGTCCACTCGGCCTCCACTAAGAGTAAGCTCTGGTGGACAAGCAATATGATGGTGCTGGTCGGATCCTTCGCCTACACCTGGGTCAAAGGATTCGAGATGAAGAAAGTTCAAGTGCCTCCGGAAACACAGACCACAACAAGCATTCAGAAAAGTAAAGAGGATTCTGCGGTGTGA